Proteins from one Fragaria vesca subsp. vesca linkage group LG6, FraVesHawaii_1.0, whole genome shotgun sequence genomic window:
- the LOC101312752 gene encoding vacuolar cation/proton exchanger 1-like: MDSNREQLLENGNLKGTSRTEEEVHHGMTVSVQNGKVRRVLSNLQVVLLGTKLSVLLPTIPLSFVAVYCGFGKAWIFTMSLLALTLLAERISFLTEQVAYYTGPTVGGLLNATFGNATELIIAISALNQHKLRLLKYSLLGSVLSNLLLVLGTSLFCGGLANLRSEQKFERRQAHVNCLLLMLGAFCHMLPMLLQYAGDSTVTGGQALELSRALSIIMLFSYATYLFFQLWTHRTFFESNEESNDDDDDDVAAVGFWSGFVWLFVVTIITAWLSEYVVGTIEDASKSWGLSVSFLSLILVPILGNAAEHAGSIIFALKNKLDISLGVSLGSATQIAMFVVPACVVVAWIMGINMDINFNLIETVSLTLAVITTSIALQDGTSHYVKGLILILCYIVIGICFLIFETPMDEETKRTNMHLRLKPWMKE, from the exons ATGGATTCGAACAGAGAACAACTCTTGGAAAATGGCAACTTGAAGGGCACAAGTAGAACCGAGGAGGAGGTTCACCATGGCATGACTGTTAGTGTTCAAAATGGGAAGGTTAGGAGGGTACTCAGTAACCTTCAGGTTGTTCTTCTGGGGACCAAGCTTTCGGTACTCCTTCCCACCATTCCTCTATCCTTTGTTGCTGTCTACTGTGGCTTTGGAAAG GCTTGGATTTTTACTATGAGCTTGCTTGCACTAACCTTACTTGCTGAGCGAATCAGCTTTCTCACAGA ACAAGTAGCATACTACACTGGTCCAACAG TGGGAGGGCTTCTAAATGCAACATTTGGAAATGCCACAGAGCTGATTATAGCAATTTCAGCTCTAAATCAACACAAATTGCGGTTGCTCAAGTACTCTCTCTTGGGTTCAGTTCTTTCAAATCTTCTTTTAGTTCTTGGGACATCTCTTTTTTGTGGTGGCCTTGCCAACCTAAGAAGTGAGCAAAAATTCGAACGA AGGCAGGCCCATGTGAACTGCCTCCTTCTAATGCTAGGTGCATTCTGTCATATGCTGCCTATGTTGCTTCAATATGCCGGGGACTCTACTGTAACAGGAGGCCAAGCACTGGAGCTATCAAGGGCCCTTAGTATCATTATGCTGTTCTCGTATGCTACATACCTGTTCTTCCAGTTATGGACTCACCGCACATTTTTTGAATCAAACGAA GAATCAAATGATGATGACGATGATGATGTGGCTGCAGTAGGTTTCTGGAGTGGATTTGTATGGCTATTTGTTGTTACAATAATCACAGCTTGGTTGTCTGAGTATGTGGTTGGCACAATTGAG GATGCATCAAAATCTTGGGGTTTGTCTGTGAGCTTCCTCAGCCTCATCTTAGTTCCAATTCTTGGAAATGCAGCGGAGCATGCAGGTTCAATCATATTTGCTCTTAAAAACAAATTG GATATATCTTTAGGAGTCTCTCTGGGATCTGCAACTCAGATCGCCATGTTTGTG GTGCCAGCGTGCGTCGTTGTTGCTTGGATAATGGGCATTAACATGGATATCAACTTCAATCTCATCGAGACGGTGTCTCTTACTCTAGCAGTGATCACCACATCCATAGCTTTGCAG GATGGAACTTCCCATTATGTGAAAGGGCTGATTCTTATTCTTTGCTACATTGTTATTGGGATCTGCTTCTTGATATTCGAAACACCAATGG ATGAAGAAACAAAAAGGACGAACATGCACTTGAGACTGAAACCATGGATGAAGGAGTAG